One genomic region from Actinocatenispora thailandica encodes:
- the glyA gene encoding serine hydroxymethyltransferase: MLAATGTVLTNKYSEGYSHRRYYEGQQVIDQVEDLAVERARELFGVEHANVQPYSGSPANLAVYLAFLKPGDPVLAMGLPAGGHLTHGAPPSATGRWFDAVHYGVRRDTGRIDLDEVRDLARRHRPKLIICGGTAIPRTIDFAAFGEIAREVGAILLADIAHIAGLVVGGAHPSPVGHADVISTTTHKTLRGPRGAMLLSTAEHAKALDKAVFPGLQGGPHNHTTAAIAVALREAAQPDFGQYAHRIVANAQALATALTDRGYQLVSGGTDNHLLLVDLTNKGVTGKVAARALDAAGVELNFNTVPFDPRRPFDPSGIRLGTPAITTRGLAPQHMPQVAEWIDRTVRAAADGDESGHADTAAQVREFLADFPIFGETA; encoded by the coding sequence GTGCTCGCCGCGACCGGCACGGTGCTGACCAACAAGTACTCCGAGGGGTACTCGCATCGTCGCTACTACGAGGGGCAGCAGGTCATCGACCAGGTCGAGGACCTGGCCGTCGAGCGGGCCCGGGAACTGTTCGGGGTCGAGCACGCCAACGTGCAGCCCTACTCCGGCTCGCCCGCGAACCTCGCCGTCTACCTGGCCTTCCTGAAGCCCGGCGATCCGGTGCTGGCGATGGGGCTGCCGGCCGGCGGGCACCTCACCCACGGCGCGCCACCGTCGGCGACCGGCCGGTGGTTCGACGCGGTGCACTACGGGGTCCGCCGGGACACCGGCCGCATCGATCTCGACGAGGTCCGTGACCTGGCCCGGCGGCACCGGCCGAAGCTGATCATCTGCGGCGGTACGGCGATCCCGCGCACCATCGACTTCGCCGCCTTCGGGGAGATCGCCCGGGAAGTGGGCGCGATCCTGCTCGCGGACATCGCGCACATCGCCGGGCTGGTCGTCGGCGGCGCCCACCCGAGTCCGGTGGGGCACGCCGACGTCATCTCCACCACCACGCACAAGACGCTGCGCGGCCCGCGCGGAGCGATGCTGCTGTCCACCGCCGAGCACGCGAAAGCGCTGGACAAGGCGGTCTTCCCGGGGCTGCAGGGCGGGCCGCACAACCACACCACCGCGGCGATCGCGGTGGCGCTGCGGGAGGCCGCGCAGCCCGACTTCGGGCAGTACGCGCACCGGATCGTGGCGAACGCGCAGGCACTGGCCACGGCGCTGACCGACCGCGGCTACCAGCTGGTGTCCGGCGGTACCGACAACCATTTGCTGCTGGTCGACCTGACCAACAAGGGCGTCACCGGCAAGGTGGCGGCGAGGGCGCTGGACGCCGCCGGGGTCGAGCTGAACTTCAACACCGTCCCGTTCGACCCGCGGCGGCCGTTCGACCCGTCCGGGATCCGGCTCGGCACCCCGGCGATCACCACCCGCGGCCTCGCCCCGCAGCACATGCCGCAGGTCGCCGAGTGGATCGACCGTACGGTACGGGCCGCGGCCGACGGCGACGAGTCCGGCCATGCCGACACCGCCGCCCAGGTCCGGGAGTTCCTCGCCGACTTCCCGATCTTCGGCGAGACCGCCTGA
- a CDS encoding MalY/PatB family protein yields MHSYDTLRVDELRRRGSIKWTRPEPDVLAAWVAEMDYPPAAAVVSALRDAVDRGYTGYPPEDATTGLPAATAAVLAERGLAVPAERIRLLPDVLRGIELAIGLYSAPERPVLVPTPAYPPFFEVTRVCGRTVVPVPMIQTAAGHGYDLAAIDAGFAAGAGTLIVCNPHNPLGRAFDAAELRGLAEVVQAHPGARVIADEVHAPLVYPGGRHVPYASVSPAAAGHSVTLVSASKGWNLPGLKCAQVALTSEADARRWDSLALVQTLGASTHGIVANLAAYSAGAGWLADTVSYLDGNRRLLAELLAEHLPAVRWRAPEATYLAWLDCRGLGVTDPAAFFAEEARVLVNDGAAFGADGRGFVRLNFATSKPILREIVRRMGAAVAAHAPAGSGPAQPI; encoded by the coding sequence GTGCACAGCTACGACACGTTGCGGGTCGACGAGCTTCGCCGGCGTGGGTCCATCAAGTGGACCCGGCCGGAACCCGACGTGCTGGCCGCCTGGGTGGCCGAGATGGACTACCCGCCGGCGGCGGCGGTCGTCTCGGCGTTGCGCGACGCGGTCGACCGTGGCTACACCGGCTACCCGCCGGAGGACGCGACGACCGGTCTGCCGGCCGCTACCGCCGCGGTCCTCGCCGAGCGGGGACTGGCCGTACCGGCGGAGCGGATCCGTCTGCTGCCGGACGTGCTGCGCGGCATCGAGCTCGCCATCGGCCTCTACTCCGCGCCGGAGCGCCCGGTGCTGGTACCGACGCCGGCGTACCCGCCGTTCTTCGAGGTGACGCGGGTCTGCGGGCGGACGGTCGTGCCGGTGCCGATGATCCAGACGGCGGCGGGACACGGCTACGACCTGGCGGCGATCGACGCGGGCTTCGCCGCCGGGGCGGGCACCCTGATCGTGTGCAACCCGCACAACCCGCTGGGGCGTGCGTTCGACGCGGCCGAGCTGCGCGGCCTGGCGGAGGTGGTCCAGGCGCACCCGGGCGCCCGGGTGATCGCCGACGAGGTACACGCGCCGCTGGTGTACCCGGGCGGCCGGCACGTGCCGTACGCGAGCGTGTCGCCGGCCGCTGCCGGCCACTCGGTGACGCTGGTGTCGGCCTCGAAGGGTTGGAACCTGCCCGGTCTCAAGTGCGCCCAGGTGGCGCTGACCAGCGAGGCCGACGCGCGGCGCTGGGACTCGCTGGCGCTGGTGCAGACGCTCGGCGCGAGCACCCACGGCATCGTCGCCAACCTCGCCGCGTACTCGGCGGGCGCCGGCTGGCTGGCCGACACGGTGTCCTACCTGGACGGGAACCGCCGGCTGCTGGCCGAACTGCTGGCCGAGCACCTGCCGGCGGTGCGGTGGCGGGCGCCGGAGGCCACCTATCTCGCCTGGCTGGACTGCCGCGGGCTGGGTGTCACCGACCCGGCCGCGTTCTTCGCCGAAGAGGCGCGGGTGCTGGTCAACGACGGCGCCGCGTTCGGCGCGGACGGCCGCGGGTTCGTCCGGCTCAACTTCGCGACCTCGAAACCGATCCTGCGCGAGATCGTGCGCCGGATGGGCGCCGCGGTGGCCGCGCACGCGCCGGCCGGTTCCGGTCCGGCACAGCCGATCTGA
- a CDS encoding ABC transporter ATP-binding protein: MSEREGAVPRRRPAGGGHGPMGGGMMPVEKSMHFGASSKRLIRMMRPDRARAFGILALGLVSVALQVIGPKILGHATDVIFSGVVGGRFPSTVTKQQVIAGLRAKGDSKIADMLAAMHFVPGQGIDFGAVGRVLLFAAVAFAVAAGLGVCQGRLTATVVQRLAFRMRQMTEEKLARLPLSYFDSQPRGEVLSRTTNDIDNISQTLQQALSQLVTSLLTIVGVLVMMLYISPLLAVVALVTVPVSLVVAMVIGKRAQPQFLKQWASTGKLNAHIEEMYTGHALVKVFGRQKEAADTFAEHNDALYGSAFKAQFISGIMQPAMMFIGNLNYVLVAVIGGLRVASGNLSLGDVQAFIQYSRQFTQPITQVAAMANLLQSGVASAERVFELLDADEQVADPAQPQRPAQITGRVAFEQVSFSYDKDKPLISDLSLSVRPGQTVAIVGPTGAGKTTLVNLLMRFYEVNSGRITLDGVDTRTMSRDELRRRIGMVLQDTWLFGGTIAENIGYGVDGVSRDRIVEAAQATHVDRFVRTLPDGYDTVLDEESSNVSAGEKQLLTIARAFLTEPTILVLDEATSSVDTRTEVLIQRGMTALRSGRTSFVIAHRLSTIRDADLILVMEHGDIVEQGTHDQLVAADGAYARLYAAQFAEAVTDPDPV, encoded by the coding sequence ATGAGCGAGCGGGAGGGAGCGGTTCCGCGCCGGCGGCCGGCTGGCGGTGGGCACGGGCCCATGGGCGGCGGCATGATGCCGGTCGAGAAGTCGATGCACTTCGGCGCCTCCAGCAAGCGGCTGATCCGGATGATGCGGCCGGACCGCGCTCGCGCCTTCGGCATCCTGGCGCTCGGGCTGGTCAGCGTGGCACTGCAGGTGATCGGGCCGAAGATCCTCGGTCATGCCACCGACGTGATCTTCAGCGGCGTGGTCGGCGGCCGGTTCCCGAGCACCGTGACCAAGCAGCAGGTCATCGCCGGTCTGCGGGCGAAGGGCGACAGCAAGATCGCCGACATGCTGGCGGCGATGCACTTCGTACCGGGGCAGGGCATCGACTTCGGCGCGGTCGGCCGGGTGCTGCTGTTCGCCGCGGTGGCGTTCGCGGTGGCCGCCGGGCTCGGGGTCTGCCAGGGGCGGCTGACCGCCACGGTGGTGCAGCGGCTGGCGTTCCGGATGCGGCAGATGACCGAGGAGAAGCTGGCCCGGCTGCCGTTGAGCTACTTCGACTCGCAGCCGCGCGGTGAGGTGCTGTCGAGGACCACCAACGACATCGACAACATCTCGCAGACCCTGCAGCAGGCGCTGAGCCAGCTGGTCACCTCGCTGCTGACCATCGTCGGCGTGCTGGTCATGATGCTGTACATCTCCCCGCTGCTCGCGGTCGTCGCGCTGGTGACCGTGCCGGTGTCGCTGGTGGTCGCGATGGTGATCGGCAAGCGGGCGCAGCCGCAGTTCCTCAAGCAGTGGGCGAGCACCGGCAAGCTGAACGCGCACATCGAGGAGATGTACACCGGGCACGCGCTGGTGAAGGTGTTCGGCCGGCAGAAGGAGGCGGCGGACACCTTCGCCGAGCACAACGACGCGCTGTACGGCTCGGCGTTCAAGGCGCAGTTCATCTCCGGCATCATGCAGCCGGCGATGATGTTCATCGGCAACCTGAACTACGTGCTGGTCGCCGTCATCGGTGGCCTGCGGGTCGCGTCCGGCAACCTGTCGCTGGGCGACGTGCAGGCGTTCATCCAGTACTCGCGGCAGTTCACCCAACCGATCACCCAGGTGGCGGCGATGGCCAACCTGCTGCAGTCCGGGGTGGCCTCCGCCGAGCGGGTCTTCGAACTGCTGGACGCCGACGAGCAGGTCGCCGACCCGGCGCAGCCGCAGCGCCCGGCGCAGATCACCGGGCGGGTCGCGTTCGAGCAGGTGTCCTTCTCGTACGACAAGGACAAGCCGCTGATCTCCGACCTGTCGCTGTCGGTGCGGCCGGGGCAGACGGTGGCCATCGTCGGCCCGACCGGGGCGGGCAAGACCACCCTGGTCAACCTGCTGATGCGGTTCTACGAGGTGAACTCCGGCCGGATCACCCTCGACGGGGTCGACACCCGGACGATGTCCCGGGACGAGCTGCGCCGCCGGATCGGGATGGTGCTGCAGGACACCTGGTTGTTCGGCGGCACCATCGCCGAGAACATCGGCTACGGCGTGGACGGGGTGTCCCGGGACCGTATCGTCGAGGCGGCTCAGGCCACCCACGTCGACCGGTTCGTGCGCACCCTGCCGGACGGGTACGACACGGTGCTGGACGAGGAGAGCTCCAACGTCAGCGCGGGCGAGAAGCAGCTGCTCACGATCGCCCGGGCGTTCCTCACCGAGCCGACGATCCTGGTCCTGGACGAGGCGACCAGCTCGGTGGACACCCGTACCGAGGTGCTGATCCAGCGCGGCATGACCGCGCTGCGTTCGGGTCGCACCAGCTTCGTCATCGCGCACCGGCTGTCGACGATCCGGGACGCGGACCTGATCCTGGTGATGGAGCACGGCGACATCGTCGAGCAGGGCACCCACGACCAGCTGGTCGCCGCCGACGGCGCGTACGCCCGGCTGTACGCCGCGCAGTTCGCCGAGGCGGTCACCGATCCGGACCCGGTCTGA
- a CDS encoding response regulator: MTDPVRLLIADDHPVVRDGLSGMFAADPGFEVVGEASDGAEAVRRAEALRPDVILLDLRMPGMDGVTAIAELARRHVESRVLVLTTYDTDGYVLPAIEAGATGYLLKDAPRDELLHAVRAAAAGRSVLAPSVASRLMHRVRTPAAEPLSRREIEVLELVAGGTTNRELAARLFISEATVKSHLLNIYTKLGVNDRAAAVAEAFRRGLLSVHTDDDS, encoded by the coding sequence ATGACAGATCCGGTACGGCTGCTGATCGCCGACGATCATCCCGTCGTCCGGGACGGGCTGAGTGGCATGTTCGCCGCCGACCCCGGGTTCGAGGTGGTCGGCGAGGCGTCCGACGGCGCCGAGGCGGTGCGCCGGGCGGAGGCGCTGCGGCCCGACGTGATCCTGCTCGACCTGCGGATGCCCGGGATGGACGGGGTCACCGCGATCGCCGAACTGGCCCGGCGCCACGTCGAGTCCCGGGTGCTGGTGCTCACCACCTACGACACCGACGGCTACGTGCTGCCGGCGATCGAGGCCGGCGCCACCGGCTACCTGCTCAAGGACGCGCCGCGGGACGAACTGCTGCACGCGGTCCGGGCGGCCGCGGCCGGCCGGTCGGTGCTCGCCCCGTCGGTCGCCTCCCGGCTGATGCACCGGGTGCGGACACCGGCGGCCGAGCCGCTGAGCCGGCGCGAGATCGAGGTACTGGAACTCGTCGCCGGCGGCACCACCAACCGGGAACTTGCGGCCCGGCTGTTCATCAGCGAGGCGACGGTCAAGAGCCACCTGCTGAACATCTACACCAAGCTCGGCGTCAACGACCGGGCCGCCGCGGTGGCCGAGGCGTTCCGCCGTGGCCTGCTGTCGGTGCACACCGACGACGATTCCTGA
- a CDS encoding sensor histidine kinase has product MVATWARSRLAGRAGGSPVLTLLPYLLLAVLAAITVPIAHSNGRSPLVELVLAAVLAGWMLGLFTLHPGWRDRPVVMAVFVAGVAALTMVLVLRAPWFGFFAPAGYVYAYRLVRWPGQLAAVAAIAVVAGTAQAYAVPRDDAAGIATYAAILVANALPMCGYAWLRQNLDRQDRQRRQALAEVSAANERLAASLADNAALHRQLLDQAHQAGVAAERQRLAREIHDTMAQGLTGIVTQLQAAEQAADDPGRWRRHFAAATALARESLTEARRSVHELRPEPLETGRLSEALAEVARRWSARSGIDAQATTTGTVRPMATDAEVALLRVAQEALANVAKHAGAGRVGVTLSYLAHEVALDVRDDGRGFDPAAPAARRSDGGFGLIAMRQRIEALAGGLTVESEPGLGTTVSARIPTPEADA; this is encoded by the coding sequence GTGGTCGCTACCTGGGCACGATCCCGGCTGGCCGGCCGGGCGGGCGGGTCGCCGGTGCTCACCCTGCTGCCCTACCTGCTGCTGGCGGTCCTGGCCGCCATCACCGTCCCGATCGCGCACTCCAACGGGCGCTCACCGCTCGTCGAGCTGGTTCTCGCCGCGGTGCTGGCCGGCTGGATGCTGGGCCTGTTCACCCTGCACCCCGGCTGGCGGGACCGGCCGGTGGTGATGGCCGTCTTCGTCGCCGGGGTGGCGGCGCTGACCATGGTGCTGGTGCTGCGCGCCCCCTGGTTCGGCTTCTTCGCGCCGGCCGGCTACGTGTACGCCTACCGCCTGGTGCGCTGGCCCGGCCAGCTCGCCGCGGTGGCCGCGATCGCGGTGGTCGCCGGTACGGCCCAGGCCTACGCGGTGCCGCGCGACGACGCCGCCGGGATCGCCACCTACGCCGCGATCCTCGTGGCCAACGCACTGCCGATGTGCGGCTACGCCTGGCTGCGGCAGAACCTCGACCGCCAGGACCGGCAGCGCCGGCAGGCGCTGGCCGAGGTCAGCGCGGCCAACGAGCGGCTCGCGGCGAGCCTCGCGGACAACGCGGCGCTGCACCGCCAGCTGCTCGACCAGGCCCACCAGGCCGGCGTCGCCGCCGAACGGCAGCGGCTGGCCCGGGAGATCCACGACACCATGGCGCAGGGCCTGACCGGCATCGTCACCCAACTCCAGGCCGCCGAGCAGGCGGCCGACGACCCGGGCCGGTGGCGCCGGCACTTCGCCGCGGCGACCGCACTCGCCCGGGAGAGCCTGACCGAGGCCCGCCGCTCGGTGCACGAGCTGCGACCCGAGCCGCTGGAGACCGGCCGGCTGTCCGAGGCGCTGGCCGAGGTCGCGCGGCGCTGGTCGGCGCGCAGCGGGATCGACGCCCAGGCCACCACCACCGGTACGGTCCGGCCGATGGCCACCGACGCCGAGGTGGCGCTGCTGCGGGTGGCGCAGGAGGCGCTCGCCAACGTCGCCAAGCACGCCGGCGCCGGGCGGGTCGGGGTCACCCTGTCCTACCTCGCACACGAGGTGGCGCTGGACGTCCGCGACGACGGGCGCGGGTTCGACCCCGCCGCACCGGCGGCACGGCGTAGCGACGGCGGTTTCGGCCTGATCGCGATGCGGCAGCGGATCGAGGCGCTGGCCGGTGGCCTCACCGTGGAGTCCGAACCCGGCCTCGGTACCACCGTCAGCGCACGGATCCCGACCCCGGAGGCGGACGCATGA
- a CDS encoding carbohydrate ABC transporter permease: MDGPHAVGYARSARGRIGAVARYSALVVAALLFLLPFYLLVRNGLATDAEITAPNWTFFPTTLHWGNIGELFADPSVPMAHALLNSVLVSVLQTIGQVVLSSMAGYGLARIPFRYSNWVLAAIVATLMIPAAVTFVPTFVVVSSLGWVSTLRGLIVPGLFSGFTAFLFRQYFLSFPKELEEAARVDGLGHWGAYWRIVVPNSTGFIAAIGVITFLGSWNAFLWPLVIGQDSSSWTVQVALSSFLTAQTINLHELFVAAAVSILPLLLVFVFLQRYLVQGVAESGIKG, encoded by the coding sequence ATGGACGGTCCACACGCGGTCGGGTACGCGCGCAGCGCCCGTGGTCGCATCGGCGCGGTCGCCCGGTACTCGGCGCTGGTGGTCGCGGCGCTGCTGTTCCTGCTGCCGTTCTACCTGTTGGTGCGCAACGGGCTCGCCACCGACGCCGAGATCACCGCACCGAACTGGACGTTCTTCCCGACCACCCTGCACTGGGGCAACATCGGCGAGCTGTTCGCCGACCCGTCGGTACCGATGGCGCACGCGCTGCTCAACTCGGTGCTGGTCAGCGTGCTGCAGACGATCGGCCAGGTCGTGCTGTCCTCGATGGCCGGGTACGGCCTCGCCCGCATCCCGTTCCGCTACTCGAACTGGGTGCTCGCGGCGATCGTCGCCACGCTGATGATCCCGGCCGCGGTCACCTTCGTCCCCACCTTCGTGGTGGTCTCGTCGCTGGGCTGGGTCTCGACGCTGCGCGGGCTGATCGTGCCGGGCCTGTTCAGCGGGTTCACCGCGTTCCTGTTCCGGCAGTACTTCCTGAGCTTCCCGAAGGAGCTGGAGGAGGCGGCGCGGGTGGACGGGCTGGGACACTGGGGCGCCTACTGGCGCATCGTGGTGCCCAACTCGACCGGCTTCATCGCCGCGATCGGCGTCATCACGTTCCTCGGCTCGTGGAACGCGTTCCTGTGGCCGCTGGTGATCGGGCAGGACTCGTCGTCGTGGACCGTCCAGGTGGCGCTGTCGTCGTTCCTGACCGCCCAGACGATCAACCTGCACGAGCTGTTCGTCGCGGCCGCCGTGTCGATCCTGCCGCTGCTGCTGGTGTTCGTGTTCCTGCAGCGGTACCTGGTACAGGGCGTCGCCGAGTCCGGCATCAAGGGATGA
- a CDS encoding carbohydrate ABC transporter permease, with the protein MTSRDVVDRPAPVADRRRSKRHGRQRTWPAFWVFVGPFLAGLILFTFVPIVWSAVLSFFDAHNTVTPTTFVGLANYVDMLTNSDFLASLGTFSVFAVFIVPTTVAISLGLALLVHRLRFARAFFRSVFFLPAACSYVVAALIWKLSIFNGVRFGLANTLLGLFGIDQVPWLSSASPPWYWVALVTLRLWLQVGFYMVLFLAGLQRIPGELYEAAYVDGARPGWQVFRYITLPQLRATTVAVVLLNLIAAYQAFDEFYNLMSSARGYPPFARPPLVYLYFTALGQGQDFGHGSAGAVILALLIGIVTVLQARLFGFGRRD; encoded by the coding sequence GTGACCAGTCGCGACGTGGTCGACCGGCCGGCGCCGGTGGCCGACCGGCGCCGGTCGAAGCGGCACGGCAGGCAGCGCACCTGGCCGGCGTTCTGGGTCTTCGTCGGGCCGTTCCTGGCCGGCCTGATCCTGTTCACGTTCGTCCCGATCGTGTGGAGTGCCGTTCTCAGCTTCTTCGACGCGCACAACACGGTCACCCCGACGACGTTCGTCGGGCTGGCCAACTACGTCGACATGCTGACCAACTCCGACTTCCTGGCGAGCCTGGGTACCTTCAGCGTGTTCGCGGTGTTCATCGTGCCCACCACGGTGGCGATCTCGCTCGGCCTGGCGCTGCTGGTGCACCGGCTGCGGTTCGCCCGGGCGTTCTTCCGCTCGGTGTTCTTCCTGCCGGCCGCCTGCTCGTACGTGGTGGCCGCGCTGATCTGGAAACTGTCGATCTTCAACGGGGTCCGGTTCGGGTTGGCCAACACGCTGCTCGGGCTGTTCGGCATCGACCAGGTGCCGTGGCTGTCGTCGGCCAGCCCACCCTGGTACTGGGTGGCGCTGGTGACGCTGCGGCTGTGGCTGCAGGTCGGCTTCTACATGGTGCTGTTCCTCGCCGGCCTGCAACGCATCCCCGGCGAGCTGTACGAGGCGGCGTACGTGGACGGCGCGAGACCGGGCTGGCAGGTGTTCCGGTACATCACGCTGCCGCAGCTGCGGGCCACCACGGTGGCGGTGGTGCTGCTCAACCTGATCGCCGCGTACCAGGCGTTCGACGAGTTCTACAACCTGATGAGCTCGGCCCGCGGGTACCCGCCGTTCGCCCGGCCGCCCCTGGTCTACCTGTACTTCACCGCGCTCGGTCAGGGGCAGGACTTCGGCCACGGCAGTGCGGGTGCGGTGATCCTCGCGCTGCTGATCGGGATCGTGACGGTGCTGCAGGCCAGGCTGTTCGGCTTCGGCCGGCGCGACTGA
- a CDS encoding ABC transporter substrate-binding protein has product MRKPNGLSRRGVLAGAAGLAATGALAACGSNTGRGSSGGGSGPAISQWYHQYGEAGVEQAVKRYAKAYSKADVQVQWTAGDYDTKLATALVGSGGPDVFEQSVAKVDQVRAHQLADLTELFGAAKDDFTPAVLDAQTVDGKIYGIPQAIDMQMLFYRKSWLDKAGVSVPTTLAELAGAAKKLTNKKVKGLFLGNDGGAGVLGAVPLWSIGQSYLSDDQRKVGFDAATAAPVFAALRKMYSSGSLLLGAPADWSDPSAFTQGLTAMQWSGLWAVPVVAKALGDDFGVVAWPKGDASGKLSVPIGAYASTVNAKSKQVDAAKAFAKWLWIDKTDYQRDFDLSYGFHIPARKSIAAKADKLSTGAGKAAVDLVQQYGKVQATPGWTAPMNTAYTDALNNIIRKGSHPESELKTAIGKIDHQLNTLYK; this is encoded by the coding sequence ATGCGGAAGCCGAACGGATTGTCAAGGCGCGGCGTGCTGGCCGGTGCGGCGGGGCTGGCGGCCACCGGCGCGCTCGCCGCGTGCGGCTCCAACACCGGTCGTGGCTCCTCGGGCGGCGGCTCCGGCCCGGCCATCTCGCAGTGGTACCACCAGTACGGCGAGGCCGGCGTCGAGCAGGCGGTCAAGCGGTACGCCAAGGCGTACTCGAAGGCCGACGTGCAGGTGCAGTGGACCGCCGGCGACTACGACACGAAACTGGCGACCGCGCTGGTGGGCAGCGGCGGGCCGGACGTGTTCGAGCAGTCGGTGGCCAAGGTCGACCAGGTCCGGGCGCACCAGCTGGCCGATCTGACCGAGCTGTTCGGCGCCGCGAAGGACGACTTCACCCCGGCGGTGCTGGACGCGCAGACCGTCGACGGGAAGATCTACGGCATCCCGCAGGCGATCGACATGCAGATGCTGTTCTACCGCAAGAGCTGGCTGGACAAGGCCGGCGTCTCGGTGCCGACCACGCTGGCGGAGCTGGCCGGTGCGGCGAAGAAGCTGACGAACAAGAAGGTCAAGGGTCTGTTCCTGGGCAACGACGGCGGCGCCGGCGTGCTCGGTGCGGTACCGCTGTGGTCGATCGGGCAGAGCTACCTGTCCGACGACCAGCGCAAGGTCGGGTTCGACGCGGCCACCGCGGCGCCGGTGTTCGCCGCGCTGCGGAAGATGTACAGCTCGGGCAGCCTGCTCCTCGGTGCGCCGGCCGACTGGTCCGACCCGTCGGCGTTCACCCAGGGACTGACCGCGATGCAGTGGTCCGGGCTGTGGGCGGTACCGGTGGTGGCCAAGGCGCTGGGCGACGACTTCGGGGTGGTGGCGTGGCCCAAGGGCGACGCCAGCGGGAAGCTCTCGGTGCCGATCGGGGCGTACGCCTCGACGGTCAACGCCAAGAGCAAGCAGGTCGACGCCGCGAAGGCGTTCGCGAAGTGGCTCTGGATCGACAAGACCGACTACCAGCGCGACTTCGACCTGTCCTACGGGTTCCACATCCCGGCCCGCAAGTCCATCGCGGCGAAGGCCGACAAGCTGTCCACCGGTGCCGGCAAGGCCGCCGTCGACCTGGTGCAGCAGTACGGCAAGGTGCAGGCGACGCCCGGCTGGACCGCACCGATGAACACCGCCTACACCGACGCGCTGAACAACATCATCCGCAAGGGCTCGCACCCGGAGAGCGAGCTGAAGACCGCGATCGGCAAGATCGATCACCAGCTGAACACGCTGTACAAGTGA
- a CDS encoding VOC family protein encodes MPTLGNGKICYLEIPAVRVAESAEFYRAVFGWRLRTRQDGATAFDDATGEVSGTWVTGRPPSTRAGLLVYVMVDSVADTIEAVVAHGGRLVQPIGADAPEITARCTDPAGNLIGLYQEPA; translated from the coding sequence ATGCCGACGTTGGGCAACGGGAAGATCTGCTACCTGGAGATACCGGCGGTCCGGGTGGCCGAGTCGGCCGAGTTCTACCGTGCCGTGTTCGGCTGGCGGCTGCGCACCCGGCAGGACGGCGCGACCGCGTTCGACGACGCGACCGGCGAGGTCAGCGGGACCTGGGTGACCGGGCGCCCGCCGTCGACGCGGGCCGGCCTGCTCGTGTACGTGATGGTCGACAGCGTCGCGGACACGATCGAGGCGGTCGTCGCGCACGGCGGCCGGCTGGTGCAGCCGATCGGCGCGGACGCGCCCGAGATCACCGCCCGCTGTACCGACCCGGCCGGCAACCTGATCGGTCTCTACCAGGAACCGGCCTGA
- a CDS encoding TetR/AcrR family transcriptional regulator, translated as MSDQAALRPGRGRRPAAAVRRAVLAAAGELLFEHGLGAVTFEKVAARAGASKMTLYKWWPSPGALALDGYFAAVEDTLAFPNTGEIERDLTSQLHAFVRLLTERPAGRVIAELVGAAQADPELAGAIASRHTRPRRALAVDRIGRAQRAGQVRAEVDPEVLVDQLWGACYHRLLLPDQPIDTAFADALVRNLLAGIRP; from the coding sequence ATGAGCGACCAGGCAGCACTGCGACCGGGCCGGGGTCGCCGGCCCGCCGCCGCGGTACGACGAGCGGTCCTCGCCGCCGCCGGTGAACTGCTGTTCGAGCACGGGCTCGGCGCGGTGACGTTCGAGAAGGTCGCCGCGCGGGCCGGCGCCAGCAAGATGACCCTGTACAAATGGTGGCCGTCGCCCGGCGCGCTCGCCCTCGACGGGTACTTCGCGGCCGTCGAGGACACGTTGGCGTTCCCCAACACCGGCGAGATCGAGCGCGACCTCACCAGCCAGCTGCACGCGTTCGTGCGGCTGCTCACCGAGCGACCCGCCGGCCGGGTCATCGCCGAGCTGGTCGGCGCCGCGCAGGCCGACCCGGAGCTCGCCGGCGCGATCGCCAGCCGGCACACCCGGCCCCGCCGGGCGCTCGCGGTCGACCGGATCGGCCGCGCGCAACGGGCCGGCCAGGTCCGCGCCGAGGTCGACCCGGAGGTACTCGTGGACCAGCTCTGGGGCGCCTGCTATCACCGGCTGCTGCTGCCGGACCAGCCGATCGACACCGCCTTCGCCGATGCCCTGGTGCGCAACCTGTTGGCCGGCATCCGCCCCTGA